The following proteins are encoded in a genomic region of Leptospira fainei serovar Hurstbridge str. BUT 6:
- a CDS encoding AbrB/MazE/SpoVT family DNA-binding domain-containing protein has product MRAAVVKIGNSKGIRIPKALLEECHIEEEVDLLIDKNKIIIVPLKTKPRDGWEKQFKAMSDKKDDKLLIPDLIDLSTKAWEW; this is encoded by the coding sequence ATGAGAGCAGCGGTCGTTAAAATAGGCAATTCGAAAGGAATAAGGATTCCTAAGGCGCTTTTAGAAGAATGCCATATTGAAGAAGAAGTAGATCTGCTTATTGATAAGAATAAAATCATAATTGTACCTTTGAAGACAAAACCGAGAGATGGTTGGGAAAAACAATTTAAAGCAATGTCCGATAAAAAGGATGATAAGCTGTTAATTCCGGACTTGATTGATTTATCTACTAAGGCTTGGGAATGGTAG
- a CDS encoding type II toxin-antitoxin system PemK/MazF family toxin yields the protein MVVSQYEVYLINLDPTIGREIKKSRPCVIISPNEMNKFISTIIVAPMTTKSHSYPTRVELTFQSKKGWIVLDQIRTVDKARLIKKLGKIESKTITKIKHIIQEMLVD from the coding sequence ATGGTAGTTTCTCAGTACGAAGTTTATTTAATAAATTTAGATCCTACAATTGGTCGCGAAATCAAAAAATCAAGACCATGCGTAATAATATCTCCGAATGAGATGAATAAGTTTATAAGTACGATTATTGTCGCACCAATGACAACGAAATCACACTCATATCCCACGAGAGTAGAGCTAACTTTCCAGAGTAAGAAAGGTTGGATAGTCTTAGACCAAATTCGGACAGTTGATAAGGCTCGTTTAATCAAAAAACTCGGTAAGATTGAATCGAAAACAATAACGAAAATTAAACATATTATTCAGGAAATGTTGGTTGACTAA